Proteins encoded by one window of Pempheris klunzingeri isolate RE-2024b chromosome 14, fPemKlu1.hap1, whole genome shotgun sequence:
- the nlgn3b gene encoding neuroligin-3b — MWLATFRDHLLPAHLLHQQGSVTITHCALLWWILCSCWSFTKATSQKFYPTVTTQFGKLRGLRVPVPSEVLRPVDQYLGVPYAAPPVGEKRFMPPEQPSSWSGIKNATHFMPVCPQNIHNTVPEIMMPIWFTYNLDTVATYIQDQSEDCLYLNIYAPTEDGGQHKKKGAAFSHAETHISEDIRDSEARPVMVYIHGGSYMEGTGNMMDGSVLASYGNVVVVTLNYRIGILGFLSTGDQAAKGNYGLLDQIQALRWISKNIGYFGGDPGRITVFGSGIGASCVSLLTLSHHSEGLFHRAIIQSGSALSSWAVNYQPVKYTRMLAERVGCNVLDTVDMVSCLQKKSAKELVEQDIQPARYRVAFGPVIDGDVIPDDPEILMEQGEFLNYDIMLGVNQGEGLRFVENVMDLEDGVSGSDFDFAVSDFVDSLYGYPEGKDTLRETIKFMYTDWADKDNPETRRKTLVALFTDHQWVEPSVVTADLHARYGSPTYFYAFYHHCQSLMKPVWSDSAHGDEVPYVFGIPMVGPTDLFPCNFSRNDIMLSAVVMTYWTNFAKSGDPNKPVPQDTKFIHTKANRFEEVAWSKYDPYDQLYLHIGLKPRIRDHYRATKVAFWKHLVPHLYNLHDMFHYSSTTTKVTPLDPTQSNGKRSGSTGRPPVSTAHNDGEGGREMGPLIMPNPRDYSTELSVTIAVGASLLFLNVLAFAALYYRKDKRSRQDTSQQPSPQRDSKGNNVSHTTTVDEAVSSQQMNQCEALHNPLHISPSLDYSLSQRRSPDDIPLMTPNNITMIPNSLMGLSNMSPYSTFPAGYSSAGLPSTHSTTRV, encoded by the exons ATGTGGCTGGCTACATTCAGAGACCATCTGTTGCCTGCACACCTGCTACATCAGCAAGGGAGTGTAACCATCACCCACTGTGCTCTTCTTTGGTGGATACTATGTTCCTGCTGGTCATTCACCAAGGCAACAAGCCAGAAATTTTACCCAACAGTGACCACCCAGTTTGGGAAACTGCGAGGCCTCCGGGTTCCTGTGCCCAGCGAGGTGCTCAGGCCCGTTGATCAGTATCTGGGGGTCCCTTACGCTGCTCCACCTGTGGGTGAGAAGCGTTTCATGCCCCCTGAGCAGCCCTCCTCTTGGTCAGGTATCAAGAATGCCACCCACTTCATGCCTGTGTGCCCTCAGAACATCCACAACACCGTGCCAGAGATCATGATGCCAATATGGTTCACCTACAACCTGGACACAGTAGCCACATATATTCAGGACCAGAGCGAGGACTGTTTGTATCTAAACATCTACGCTCCGACGGAGGATG GGGGCCAACACAAGAAAAAGGGGGCGGCTTTCTCACATGCTGAGACTCATATATCTGAAG ATATAAGGGACTCTGAAGCTCGACCTGTGATGGTGTACATCCATGGAGGCTCCTACATGGAGGGCACTGGGAACATGATGGATGGCAGCGTGCTGGCCAGTTATGGGAATGTTGTTGTCGTCACGCTCAACTACAGAATTGGAATATTAG GCTTCCTCAGTACTGGCGATCAGGCAGCAAAAGGAAACTATGGACTCCTGGATCAGATTCAAGCTCTTCGTTGGATCAGTAAGAACATCGGTTACTTTGGAGGAGATCCGGGTCGCATCACAGTTTTTGGATCAGGAATCGGCGCGTCCTGTGTCAGCCTGTTAACTCTGTCCCACCACTCTGAGG GTTTGTTCCACAGAGCCATCATCCAAAGCGGATCTGCTTTGTCCAGCTGGGCTGTCAACTACCAGCCAGTCAAGTACACTCGCATGCTGGCTGAGAGGGTTGGCTGCAACGTGCTGGACACCGTGGACATGGTCTCCTGCCTGCAGAAGAAGAGTGCAAAGGAGCTGGTGGAGCAAGACATCCAGCCTGCCCGATACCGTGTGGCTTTCGGTCCTGTCATTGACGGAGACGTCATCCCAGACGACCCAGAGATCCTGATGGAGCAGGGTGAGTTCCTTAACTATGATATAATGCTGGGTGTTAATCAGGGAGAAGGACTGCGCTTCGTGGAGAACGTGATGGACCTGGAGGACGGCGTGTCTGGCAGCGACTTTGACTTTGCTGTGTCAGACTTTGTGGACAGTTTGTATGGCTACCCAGAAGGAAAGGACACACTGAGGGAGACAATTAAATTCATGTACACAGACTGGGCTGACAAGGACAACCCAGAAACCAGGAGGAAGACCCTGGTGGCTCTCTTCACCGACCACCAATGGGTGGAGCCCTCAGTGGTGACGGCTGACCTACATGCTCGCTACGGCTCGCCTACATACTTCTACGCCTTCTACCATCACTGCCAGAGCCTCATGAAGCCAGTGTGGTCCGACTCAGCGCATGGAGATGAGGTGCCTTATGTGTTTGGCATCCCCATGGTGGGCCCAACAGACCTGTTCCCCTGTAACTTCTCCCGAAACGACATCATGCTCAGCGCTGTGGTTATGACTTATTGGACCAACTTCGCTAAGAGTGG GGATCCAAACAAGCCAGTGCCACAGGACACCAAGTTCATCCACACCAAGGCCAACCGCTTCGAGGAGGTGGCCTGGTCAAAGTACGACCCCTATGACCAGCTGTACTTGCACATTGGCCTGAAGCCTCGTATTCGTGATCACTACCGCGCAACCAAGGTGGCCTTCTGGAAGCACCTGGTGCCCCATCTCTACAACCTCCACGACATGTTCCATtactcctccaccaccaccaaggTCACCCCGCTGGATCCCACCCAGTCCAATGGTAAGAGGTCCGGCAGCACCGGCCGGCCTCCTGTATCCACCGCTCACAACGACGGCgaaggggggagggagatgGGTCCTCTGATAATGCCGAACCCGAGAGATTACTCCACAGAGCTCAGCGTCACCATTGCTGTCGGGGCGTCACTGCTCTTCCTCAATGTCCTAGCCTTCGCCGCTCTGTACTACCGCAAGGACAAGCGCAGTCGGCAGGACACGTCCCAGCAGCCCAGTCCCCAGCGTGACAGCAAGGGCAACAACGTGAGCCACACCACCACTGTAGACGAGGCCGTGTCGTCCCAGCAAATGAACCAGTGTGAAGCCCTTCACAATCCTCTCCACATCTCGCCCAGCTTGGACTACTCACTCAGCCAGCGCCGCTCCCCCGACGACATCCCCCTGATGACCCCCAACAATATCACCATGATCCCCAACTCCCTGATGGGCCTCTCCAACATGAGTCCGTACAGCACCTTCCCTGCTGGTTACAGCTCTGCAGGCCTGCCCAGCACCCACTCCACCACACGGGTATAG
- the LOC139212926 gene encoding myelin proteolipid protein-like, with protein sequence MALFCGCGHEALSQTEVLVETYFARNVQDFVIMASFIKYFQYVIYGLASFFFLYGILLLAEGFYTTSAVKQTFGEFRSTQCGRCLSLTFIIVTYILAFIWLAVFAFTAIPVFFLFNMEQTCHNINILAETTPSINQHNWICMDARQYGLLPWNAMPGKACGMTLASICKTSEFYVTYDLYIAAFAGAGVTLLALFLYLAATTYNYAVLRFLGRKGVR encoded by the exons ATGGCATTATTTTGTGGCTGTGGGCACGAAGCGTTGAGCCAGACCGAAGTCCTGGTCGAGACTTACTTCGCCCGCAACGTTCAGGACTTTGTGATCATGGCCTCCTT TATCAAGTACTTCCAGTATGTGATCTATGGCCTGGcctcatttttcttcctctatgGTATcttgctgctggctgagggTTTCTACACCACGAGCGCTGTCAAGCAGACCTTTGGTGAATTCAGGAGCACCCAATGTGGCCGCTGCCTCAGCCTGACG TTTATCATAGTGACGTACATCTTGGCCTTCATCTGGCTGGCAGTGTTTGCCTTCACTGCTATCCCAGTCTTCTTCTTGTTCAACATGGAACAGACATGCCACAACATCAACATCCTGGCTGAAACAACCCCCAGCATTAATCAGCACAACTGGATTTGCATGGACGCCAGGCAGTATG GTCTGCTCCCTTGGAATGCAATGCCAGGCAAGGCTTGTGGAATGACCTTGGCATCTATTTGCAAAACCAGTGAA TTCTACGTCACCTATGACTTGTACATTGCTGCATTTGCTGGTGCCGGGGTCACTCTCTTAGCACTG TTTCTGTATCTGGCCGCCACCACCTACAACTATGCAGTGTTGAGGTTCCTGGGCAGGAAAGGGGTCCGCTAA
- the LOC139213354 gene encoding fap1 adhesin — protein sequence MFRSADSPLTSPLKKSQFVPSEGDSANQANGEAIPPQQDAEPEGSTVENTDDTKPQAPTEELNQNCETEPKKPVAETTAENKTEDADAAVDQSSVDDTEGAAEVCADVTEHLQNDETQSLSSTKEHPEPVSPVEPAEQPVVNTAAEYEGEHADAAVDQSNVDDIEGAAEVCADVAEHLQKDETQPVSSTKEDPEPVSPVEPAEQPVVNTAAENEGEHADTTVDQSNVDGIEGATEVCADEAEHLQNDETQPVSSTKENPEPVSPVEPAEQPVVNTAAENKGEHADTTVDQSNVKHNEAKVSADAHVEDPVAETSGTEESKDTADVPASSAVALKPQEESPTVTEPANATNLEDAGEQSTVQPAQGSCESIPPEEVAEKIVEAVTEVVVESSPDKSNVINAMPGEEAALQDSVEVVPDLVAESVSESPTKPAADSAVTSVECEVVSAATAEPVLKTGAEEVVECEIQPVDNAVVEQSVESTPESTADAVVELNIEDALETVAASGAEATQDDLAHRAIELTDALDVEPPSAETAPEASQDPKQSQTEETKLNEQADQTSTSEMFQRGEEELRSTQTANEARDSIAVCSFCDKIIDGNVKLTFNEPFVTCHAECLKCGVCAKALGDMLTPMFCHNQVIHCGDCFKKTLKT from the exons atgttcag ATCAGCAGATTCTCCACTGACTTCTCCTCTCAAAAAGTCACAGTTTGTTCCATCTGAAGG AGATTCAGCTAATCAGGCAAATGGTGAAGCTATTCCTCCCCAACAAGATGCTGAGCCTGAGGGGTCAACAGTGGAGAACACAGACGATACAAA GCCCCAAGCACCCACAGAAGAACTTAACCAAAATTGTGAGACAGAACCAAAAAAACCAGTGGCTGAGACAACTgcagaaaacaagacagaagaTGCTGACGCAGCAGTTGACCAGTCAAGCGTAGACGACACTGAGGGGGCTGCTGAGGTCTGTGCAGACGTCACAGAGCATCTACAAAATGATGAGACACAATCACTTTCTTCAACCAAGGAACATCCAGAGCCAGTGTCTCCTGTGGAGCCAGCTGAGCAACCAGTtgtcaacacagcagcagaatacGAGGGAGAACATGCTGACGCAGCAGTTGACCAGTCAAACGTAGACGACATTGAGGGGGCTGCTGAGGTCTGTGCAGACGTCGCAGAGCATCTACAAAAGGATGAGACACAACCAGTTTCTTCAACAAAGGAAGATCCAGAGCCAGTGTCTCCTGTGGAGCCAGCTGAGCAACCAGTtgtcaacacagcagcagaaaacgaGGGAGAACATGCTGATACAACAGTTGACCAGTCAAACGTAGACGGTATCGAGGGGGCCACTGAGGTCTGTGCAGACGAGGCAGAACATCTACAAAATGATGAGACACAACCGGTTTCTTCAACAAAGGAAAATCCAGAGCCAGTGTCTCCTGTGGAGCCAGCTGAGCAACCAGTtgtcaacacagcagcagaaaacaaggGAGAACATGCTGATACAACAGTTGACCAGTCAAACGTAAAACACAATGAGGCCAAAGTCTCTGCAGATGCTCATGTGGAAGACCCTGTTGCAGAGACCTCTGGCACAGAGGAGAGTAAGGACACTGCTGACGTTCCTGCTTCGTCTGCGGTCGCACTGAAACCTCAAGAGGAATCTCCAACTGTAACAGAGCCAGCAAATGCAACAAATTTGGAGGATGCAGGAGAACAATCAACTGTGCAACCTGCACAGGGGAGCTGTGAGAGTATTCCTCCAGAGGAGGTTGCAGAAAAAATAGTTGAAGCTGTCACTGAGGTTGTAGTGGAGTCATCACCTGACAAGAGCAATGTGATTAATGCAATGCCAGGAGAAGAAGCTGCTCTCCAGGACAGTGTGGAAGTGGTCCCTGACTTAGTGGCTGAATCTGTATCAGAATCGCCTACTAAACCTGCTGCTGACTCTGCAGTCACTTCTGTAGAGTGTGAAGTCgtgtctgcagccacagcagagcCAGTTTTAAAGACTGGAGCTGAAGAGGTAGTTGAGTGTGAAATCCAGCCTGTTGACAACGCTGTAGTTGAGCAAAGTGTCGAGTCAACACCAGAGAGTACAGCAGATGCTGTGGTGGAGCTGAACATCGAGGATGCTCTCGAAACTGTAGCAGCTTCAGGTGCTGAAGCTACTCAGGATGACTTGGCCCACAGAGCCATTGAACTGACAGATGCATTAGATGTAGAGCCACCCTCAGCTGAAACTGCTCCTGAAGCTTCGCAAGATCCGAAACAATCCCAAACCGAAGAGACGAAACTTAACGAACAGGCTGATCAGACCAGCAC CTCTGAAATGTTTcaaaggggggaggaggagctaCGATCCACACAAACTGCGAATGAGGCCAG ggaCAGCATTGCTGTTTGTTCATTCTGTGACAAAATAATTGATGGaaatgtcaaactcacattCAATGAGCCTTTTGTGACCTGCCACGCTGAATGTCTAAAG TGTGGTGTCTGTGCTAAGGCCCTCGGAGACATGCTGACCCCCATGTTTTGTCACAATCAAGTGATCCACTGTGGTGACTGCTTTAAGAAAACTCTGAAGACCTAA
- the cwc15 gene encoding protein CWC15 homolog: MTTAARPTFEPARGGRGKGEGDLSALSKQYSSRDLPGHTKIKYRQPTQDAPEEVRARDFRRELEERERVAARDKTRERGPREHTTSSSSSSSSSKRPRLDQIPAANLDADDPLTDDDEDEDSEEDSDDDDTAALLAELEKIKKERAEEQERKEREQKAEEERIRMENILSGNPLINLAGQQQQQITQSQNTFRVKRRWDDDVVFKNCAKGVDEARKEKRFVNDTLRSEFHKKFMEKYVK, encoded by the exons ATGACTACAGCTGCAAGACCAACGTTTGAGCCTgcgagaggagggaggggtaaAGGCGAAGGTGATCTGAGTGCCCTGTCCAAGCAGTACTCCAGCCGAGATCTTCCAGGTCACACGAAGATCAAGTACAG GCAACCTACTCAGGATGCCCCTGAGGAGGTGCGTGCCCGTGACTTCCgcagggagctggaggagagggagcgtGTAGCTGCACGTGACAAGACCAGAGAAAGGGGACCAAGAG AGCacaccacatcatcatcatcttcctcatcatcttcaaagAGGCCCAGACTGGATCAGATCCCAGCGGCCAACCTTGATGCCGACGACCCTCTCACTGAT gatgatgaggatgaggactCTGAGGAGGACAGCGATGATGATGACACTGCAGCTCTTCTGGCAGAGCTGGAGAAGATCAAGAAGGAGCGGGCTGAAGAGCAAGAACGCAAG GAGCGGGAGcaaaaggcagaggaggagaggattcGCATGGAGAATATTTTGAGTGGCAATCCATTGATTAATTTGGCaggacaacaacagcaacagataACCCAGAGTCAGAATACGTTCAGGGTCAAAAGAag GTGGGATGATGATGTTGTGTTCAAGAACTGCGCCAAAGGAGTGGACGAAGCACGGAAGGAGAAGCGCTTTGTCAATGACACACTGCGCTCTGAGTTCCACAAGAAATTTATGGAGAAGTATGTAAAGTAA
- the mtmr2 gene encoding phosphatidylinositol-3,5-bisphosphate 3-phosphatase MTMR2 isoform X2 — translation MEKSGSVDSLGSKRSSSRQPSVDSLSSTSTSRSDRSGQAKPPSAMSSDSVATSAELSPELRVKPKASAKVLRDADKEEPQLLPNETVQDMAQDVTYFCPFIGALRGTMTVTNYRIFFKCMDREPAFVLDLPLGVVSRVEKIGSASTRGDVSYGLVCKDMRNLRFAHKQLDDTLRKSIFEVLMKFAFPVSNGLQIFAFEYGQVFPENGWKVYDAVSEYKRQGIPNESWRITKVNDHYEVCDTYPSTLAVPVNIPDEELKRVAAFRAKGRIPVLSWIHPESQATVTRCSQPMVGVNGKRSKEDEKYLQAIMDANAQSHKLFIFDARPSVNAAANKMKGGGYESEDAYQNAELVFLDIHNIHVMRESLRKLKDVVYPNIEDSHWLSNLESTHWLEHIKLILAGALRIADKVESGKTSVVVHCSDGWDRTGQLTSLAMLMLDGYYRTIRGFEVLLEKEWLSFGHRFQLRIGHGDKNHTDADRSPVFIQFIDCVWQLTRQFPAAFEFNEYFLVTILDHLYSCLFGTFLCNSEQQRLKEEIPKRTVSLWSYINSQLEEFTNPLYVNYSNHVLFPVVSLRHLELWVGYYIRWNPRMRPQEPVHQRYKELLAKRAELQKRVDELQRDVTNRSASSSSERAGSPTRSITPVQTFV, via the exons ATGGAGAAGAGCGGGAGCGTCGACAGTCTGGGCTCGAAACGGTCCTCCTCCCGACAGCCAAGTGTTGATTCATTGTCCAG TACTTCCACCTCCCGATCGGACCGCTCTGGCCAGGCCAAGCCACCCTCAGCGATGTCCTCTGACTCTGTGGCCACTTCTGCAGAGCTCTCCCCAGAGCTCAGG GTTAAGCCCAAAGCTTCTGCTAAG GTGCTTAGAGATGCGGACAAAGAGGAACCACAGCTACTTCCAAATGAAACGGTGCAAGACATGG cCCAAGATGTCACCTACTTCTGTCCTTTCATTGGAGCGCTGAGGGGAACCATGACGGTTACCAACTACAGAATTTTCTTCAAATGCATGGACAGG GAGCCAGCATTTGTGCTGGACCTGCCCCTTGGGGTGGTGAGTCGTGTGGAAAAGATTGGAAGTGCATCAACCCGTGGTGATGTGTCCTATGGGCTGGTTTGCAAA GATATGCGTAATCTACGATTCGCACACAAACAGTTGGACGACACACTAAGGAAGTCCATTTTCGAAGTGCTGATGAAATTTGCGTTTCCTGTTTCCAATGGGCTG CAAATCTTTGCCTTTGAATACGGGCAAGTGTTTCCTGAAAACGGATGGAAGGTGTACGATGCTGTCTCGGAATACAAAAGACAG ggtatACCCAACGAAAGCTGGAGAATAACAAAAGTAAACGATCACTACGAGGTTTGTGACACCTACCCATCAACTCTGGCGGTTCCTGTCAACATACCAGACGAGGAGCTGAAGAGAGTGGCTGCCTTTCGAGCCAAGGGAAGGATACCT GTGTTGTCATGGATCCATCCAGAGAGCCAGGCGACAGTGACGCGCTGCAGTCAGCCCATGGTTGGGGTTAATGGGAAGCGCAGCAAAGAGGATGAGAAATACCTCCAGGCGATCATGGACGCCAATGCTCAGTCCCATAAACTCTTCATTTTTGATGCCAGGCCCAGTGTCAACGCTGCTGCCAACAAG ATGAAAGGGGGGGGTTATGAAAGTGAGGATGCGTATCAAAATGCTGAGCTGGTGTTCTTGGATATTCACAATATCCACGTGATGAGAGAGTCACTCCGCAAACTGAAGGATGTGGTCTACCCCAACATCGAGGACTCCCACTGGCTCTCCAATCTGGAGTCTACTCATTGGCTTGAGCACATCAAG CTGATCCTGGCAGGAGCACTGCGGATCGCAGACAAAGTGGAGTCTGGGAAAACGTCAGTGGTGGTGCACTGTAGCGACGGATGGGACCGCACAGGCCAGCTCACCTCCCTGGCCATGCTCATGCTGGACGGTTACTACCGCACCATTCGCGGCTTCGAGGTGCTGCTTGAGAAAGAGTGGCTGAGCTTTGGTCACCGCTTCCAGCTG CGTATCGGTCATGGGGATAAGAACCACACAGACGCGGACCGCTcacctgttttcattcagtttatCGACTGTGTCTGGCAGCTGACGCGGCAG tttccTGCAGCCTTCGAGTTTAATGAATACTTCCTGGTCACCATCCTGGACCACCTGTACAGCTGCCTGTTTGGGACATTCCTGTGTAACAGCGAACAGCAGCGGTTGAAGGAA GAGATTCCCAAGAGGACTGTGTCACTGTGGTCTTATATAAACAGCCAACTGGAGGAGTTCACCAATCCCTTGTATGTGAACTACTCCAACCATGTGCTGTTCCCTGTAGTCAGCTTACGTCACCTGGAGCTTTGGGTGGGCTACTACATCCGCTGGAACCCTCGCATGAGACCACAG gaACCTGTTCATCAGCGCTACAAGGAGCTGTTGGCGAAGCGTGCCGAGCTGCAGAAGAGGGTGGACGAGTTACAGCGAGACGTGACCAACCgctcagcctcctcttcctctgaacGAGCGGGCTCCCCCACACGCTCCATCACTCCGGTGCAGACCTTTGTTTGA
- the mtmr2 gene encoding phosphatidylinositol-3,5-bisphosphate 3-phosphatase MTMR2 isoform X1 yields the protein MEKSGSVDSLGSKRSSSRQPSVDSLSSTSTSRSDRSGQAKPPSAMSSDSVATSAELSPELRVKPKASAKQVLRDADKEEPQLLPNETVQDMAQDVTYFCPFIGALRGTMTVTNYRIFFKCMDREPAFVLDLPLGVVSRVEKIGSASTRGDVSYGLVCKDMRNLRFAHKQLDDTLRKSIFEVLMKFAFPVSNGLQIFAFEYGQVFPENGWKVYDAVSEYKRQGIPNESWRITKVNDHYEVCDTYPSTLAVPVNIPDEELKRVAAFRAKGRIPVLSWIHPESQATVTRCSQPMVGVNGKRSKEDEKYLQAIMDANAQSHKLFIFDARPSVNAAANKMKGGGYESEDAYQNAELVFLDIHNIHVMRESLRKLKDVVYPNIEDSHWLSNLESTHWLEHIKLILAGALRIADKVESGKTSVVVHCSDGWDRTGQLTSLAMLMLDGYYRTIRGFEVLLEKEWLSFGHRFQLRIGHGDKNHTDADRSPVFIQFIDCVWQLTRQFPAAFEFNEYFLVTILDHLYSCLFGTFLCNSEQQRLKEEIPKRTVSLWSYINSQLEEFTNPLYVNYSNHVLFPVVSLRHLELWVGYYIRWNPRMRPQEPVHQRYKELLAKRAELQKRVDELQRDVTNRSASSSSERAGSPTRSITPVQTFV from the exons ATGGAGAAGAGCGGGAGCGTCGACAGTCTGGGCTCGAAACGGTCCTCCTCCCGACAGCCAAGTGTTGATTCATTGTCCAG TACTTCCACCTCCCGATCGGACCGCTCTGGCCAGGCCAAGCCACCCTCAGCGATGTCCTCTGACTCTGTGGCCACTTCTGCAGAGCTCTCCCCAGAGCTCAGG GTTAAGCCCAAAGCTTCTGCTAAG CAGGTGCTTAGAGATGCGGACAAAGAGGAACCACAGCTACTTCCAAATGAAACGGTGCAAGACATGG cCCAAGATGTCACCTACTTCTGTCCTTTCATTGGAGCGCTGAGGGGAACCATGACGGTTACCAACTACAGAATTTTCTTCAAATGCATGGACAGG GAGCCAGCATTTGTGCTGGACCTGCCCCTTGGGGTGGTGAGTCGTGTGGAAAAGATTGGAAGTGCATCAACCCGTGGTGATGTGTCCTATGGGCTGGTTTGCAAA GATATGCGTAATCTACGATTCGCACACAAACAGTTGGACGACACACTAAGGAAGTCCATTTTCGAAGTGCTGATGAAATTTGCGTTTCCTGTTTCCAATGGGCTG CAAATCTTTGCCTTTGAATACGGGCAAGTGTTTCCTGAAAACGGATGGAAGGTGTACGATGCTGTCTCGGAATACAAAAGACAG ggtatACCCAACGAAAGCTGGAGAATAACAAAAGTAAACGATCACTACGAGGTTTGTGACACCTACCCATCAACTCTGGCGGTTCCTGTCAACATACCAGACGAGGAGCTGAAGAGAGTGGCTGCCTTTCGAGCCAAGGGAAGGATACCT GTGTTGTCATGGATCCATCCAGAGAGCCAGGCGACAGTGACGCGCTGCAGTCAGCCCATGGTTGGGGTTAATGGGAAGCGCAGCAAAGAGGATGAGAAATACCTCCAGGCGATCATGGACGCCAATGCTCAGTCCCATAAACTCTTCATTTTTGATGCCAGGCCCAGTGTCAACGCTGCTGCCAACAAG ATGAAAGGGGGGGGTTATGAAAGTGAGGATGCGTATCAAAATGCTGAGCTGGTGTTCTTGGATATTCACAATATCCACGTGATGAGAGAGTCACTCCGCAAACTGAAGGATGTGGTCTACCCCAACATCGAGGACTCCCACTGGCTCTCCAATCTGGAGTCTACTCATTGGCTTGAGCACATCAAG CTGATCCTGGCAGGAGCACTGCGGATCGCAGACAAAGTGGAGTCTGGGAAAACGTCAGTGGTGGTGCACTGTAGCGACGGATGGGACCGCACAGGCCAGCTCACCTCCCTGGCCATGCTCATGCTGGACGGTTACTACCGCACCATTCGCGGCTTCGAGGTGCTGCTTGAGAAAGAGTGGCTGAGCTTTGGTCACCGCTTCCAGCTG CGTATCGGTCATGGGGATAAGAACCACACAGACGCGGACCGCTcacctgttttcattcagtttatCGACTGTGTCTGGCAGCTGACGCGGCAG tttccTGCAGCCTTCGAGTTTAATGAATACTTCCTGGTCACCATCCTGGACCACCTGTACAGCTGCCTGTTTGGGACATTCCTGTGTAACAGCGAACAGCAGCGGTTGAAGGAA GAGATTCCCAAGAGGACTGTGTCACTGTGGTCTTATATAAACAGCCAACTGGAGGAGTTCACCAATCCCTTGTATGTGAACTACTCCAACCATGTGCTGTTCCCTGTAGTCAGCTTACGTCACCTGGAGCTTTGGGTGGGCTACTACATCCGCTGGAACCCTCGCATGAGACCACAG gaACCTGTTCATCAGCGCTACAAGGAGCTGTTGGCGAAGCGTGCCGAGCTGCAGAAGAGGGTGGACGAGTTACAGCGAGACGTGACCAACCgctcagcctcctcttcctctgaacGAGCGGGCTCCCCCACACGCTCCATCACTCCGGTGCAGACCTTTGTTTGA